The region GGCCGGGGGCACTGCACTGACTAAATTTTTAAAAATGCTGGGGGTTTGTTTGGGCAGAATAGAAGTCCGCAAACCAGGATTTTGATTCAACGCCCCCACCATGGCTACCCGACCTTTCAGCCCGATGGATTCGTCGGCCCATTCTTCCATCAGCAGGCATTGTCCCCGTTGCACCGGATCGTGGGGCAGGAGGGGATTTTCGGGATATTTACGGTCTAGGTAGAGGGCAATTTCCGTCGAATCGGCAATGACAATGTCCCCATCCTTGAGCACTGGCACCTTGGTTTGTCCAGAAAGACGGAGCAGATCCAACTGACCAACCCCCGGCACCACTTCCACTGTCCGATAATCCAAGCCCTTAAAGTCGAGAATGAGGCGGACTTTTTCCGAATATTGGGACAGTTCAAACTGATGAAGCTCAAGCATAGTGAGGATTTTTATGGTGGGTGTACAATCGAAGACAAATTTCGTTTTAAGTCCAACATAACACGACTTTCTCACCCCGTCGGAGTAAGGCAGTCTGCGTCGTCCACTAAGCATAGGATAAACCCCAAAATTACTAATAGTTGTCGCCTCTATTTCTTGATCACAGGTAAGACTTTTATGGACTATTTTTTGGTTTGTGGGCTGGGATATCTGGGGCAGCACTGCGTTGTCGCTTTGAAAAATTTTGGCGTTAAAGTAATTGCTATTGAAAAACAGCTACCGTCCCAGTGGGAAATTAAAAACTTAGATAATTATTTAGACCAACTAATTATTGGCGATTGCAGTCAATCTAGTATTTTACTTCAGTTGCCTATCGACCACATTCGGGCCGCTTTAATTGTCACCACCATCGAAAAGATCAATATCGAAACAGCCATAACTATCCGTGCCTTAAATCCCCAAACTCGTTTAGTAGTTAGAAGTGTAAGAGATAATCTCAATTCTTTGTTGAGCAACGAGCTAGGAAATTTTGTAGCCTATGAACCCAAACATTTACCAGCCAATGCTTATGCTCTTTCCGCCCTGGGTAAAGAAACTATTAGTCTACTGAATCTAGGAGGACTAAAAATTAGAATTAATCGTTTGCAAGTTCCCGATTATCATCATTGGCTAAGCTATAACTTTTTGGATGAAATTAACAATCGTCATCGTCGTATTTTAAGCCATAATCACCAGGGAGATTTACCGCCTCGATCAATTGATTTTCATCGCTGGCATCCAGAAGCAAAAATTCAAGCCCAGGATACGATTATTTATGTGGAAACAGAAGAGAATTATTTTTTAAATAAAGGATATAATTTTAATTTAAATAGAAAAAATAACAACTTAAATTTTTCATATTTTCGAAGCCTAATTCAAATTAAAATTAGTAGCTGGATCAAAAATTTTTGGAGCTTAAGCCTTAAGCAACAGGTAGCGAAAGTTGCTATTATCTATGGCTTGATAGTGTTTTTACTTTTAATTATAGGGACGATATTGTTCAGTTTTTTCTATCCCGGTACCACCTTACTTTCTTCCTTTTATGTAACTGCTATTTTACTACTAGGAGGTTACTCTGACTTGTTCGACTCCTTTGAACCTATATCAGCTTTGCCAGAATGGTTACAGTTATTCAGTCTAGCTCTGACC is a window of Synechocystis sp. PCC 7338 DNA encoding:
- a CDS encoding glutathione S-transferase family protein, whose translation is MLELHQFELSQYSEKVRLILDFKGLDYRTVEVVPGVGQLDLLRLSGQTKVPVLKDGDIVIADSTEIALYLDRKYPENPLLPHDPVQRGQCLLMEEWADESIGLKGRVAMVGALNQNPGLRTSILPKQTPSIFKNLVSAVPPAMLDLLGSGVGFGGDAVKEAMRGLHQDLEALTLILQHQPYLIGDRPTLADLTVAALSMVIKIPGGDYLNIAQELKGKGIPGLADNSAYSTFFEWRDRLYREYRRSHRPGNSQNNNGGGSGSPTTINIE
- a CDS encoding NAD-binding protein is translated as MDYFLVCGLGYLGQHCVVALKNFGVKVIAIEKQLPSQWEIKNLDNYLDQLIIGDCSQSSILLQLPIDHIRAALIVTTIEKINIETAITIRALNPQTRLVVRSVRDNLNSLLSNELGNFVAYEPKHLPANAYALSALGKETISLLNLGGLKIRINRLQVPDYHHWLSYNFLDEINNRHRRILSHNHQGDLPPRSIDFHRWHPEAKIQAQDTIIYVETEENYFLNKGYNFNLNRKNNNLNFSYFRSLIQIKISSWIKNFWSLSLKQQVAKVAIIYGLIVFLLLIIGTILFSFFYPGTTLLSSFYVTAILLLGGYSDLFDSFEPISALPEWLQLFSLALTVTGTAFVGVLYALLTQALLSSKFQFYNKRPPIPKADHVVIIGLGKLGQEIANKLLELKINVLGITFNTIASQSDFLDIPLIYGHNLVDSLQLANLETASSVIVVTDDDIVNIETALLTRKINPRCQLVIRTNGDTLTKNLGRLLPAAIIIDPYVAAAEVFTGAAFGENILGLSCWQEQTVLVTQYYIEEQDTLQGLLIAEVAYGYGVVPIIYQEKSEDEPIFLPSEDRRLIPGNLLIVLATIAGLKAIETGDLKPKQWNLKIIKASSKMSIFDGITAIARIAGCPLKTATETMNNLPATLPFKMYYHQAMKLKKMLQQNQIKSVVEQNFSPIS